From a single Couchioplanes caeruleus genomic region:
- a CDS encoding M20 family metallopeptidase, with protein MEDLLDAAVRLVAIPSTADRPDRLREALDLVVDRVGPGFAVERFDSGGKPSALLYAPGTRPAFRVMLNAHLDVVPAPGEQFRPVVRDGRLYGRGAQDMKVAALVMADVFRTLAREVPYPLGLQLVTDEEVGGYDGTGHQLEQGVTAGFVVIGEQSGLRVVTESKGILQVRLHATGTAAHAAYPWLGDNAVLRLTAALGRVLDRYPVPAAEAWATTVTVARLETANRAVNQVPADATAWLDIRFPASDPDLAGRDVAPIAAHMRELAGVEVSVDSLGAPHHADPASPEVPALQAAARGAGYPGDLLRKHGAADGRFYSARGIDAVIFGPGGDGQHGPDEYADLSTVEPYRQALVTFLRSLR; from the coding sequence ATGGAGGACCTGCTGGACGCCGCCGTACGCCTCGTCGCGATCCCGTCCACCGCCGACCGCCCCGACCGCCTCCGCGAGGCCCTGGACCTGGTCGTCGACCGCGTCGGGCCGGGCTTCGCCGTCGAGCGGTTCGACTCGGGCGGCAAGCCGAGCGCGCTGCTGTACGCCCCCGGCACCCGACCCGCGTTCCGGGTGATGCTCAACGCGCACCTCGACGTCGTTCCCGCGCCCGGCGAGCAGTTCCGGCCGGTGGTGCGCGACGGGCGGCTGTACGGCCGCGGCGCCCAGGACATGAAGGTCGCGGCGCTGGTGATGGCCGACGTGTTCCGGACGCTCGCGCGCGAGGTGCCGTACCCCCTGGGCCTGCAGCTGGTGACCGACGAGGAGGTCGGCGGGTACGACGGCACCGGCCACCAGCTCGAGCAGGGTGTCACGGCCGGCTTCGTGGTGATCGGCGAGCAGAGCGGCCTGCGCGTCGTCACCGAGTCCAAGGGCATCCTGCAGGTACGCCTGCACGCCACCGGGACGGCCGCGCACGCCGCGTACCCGTGGCTCGGCGACAACGCCGTGCTGCGCCTGACCGCCGCCCTCGGCCGCGTGCTGGACCGCTATCCCGTGCCCGCCGCCGAGGCGTGGGCCACCACGGTCACCGTGGCCCGGCTCGAGACCGCCAACAGGGCCGTCAACCAGGTCCCGGCCGACGCCACCGCCTGGCTCGACATCCGCTTCCCGGCGAGCGACCCGGACCTCGCCGGCCGCGACGTCGCGCCGATCGCCGCCCACATGCGTGAGCTCGCCGGCGTCGAGGTGAGCGTGGACAGCCTCGGCGCCCCGCACCACGCCGATCCCGCGAGCCCCGAGGTGCCGGCCCTGCAGGCCGCGGCGCGCGGCGCGGGCTATCCGGGTGACCTGCTGCGCAAGCACGGCGCCGCCGACGGGCGTTTCTACTCCGCCCGCGGGATCGACGCGGTCATCTTCGGGCCGGGCGGTGACGGCCAGCACGGCCCGGACGAGTACGCCGACCTGTCCACCGTGGAGCCCTACCGGCAGGCGCTCGTCACCTTCCTGCGATCCCTGCGATGA
- a CDS encoding SRPBCC family protein yields MPTDQFSHAFTVAAPADRIYAHLSAPESYVGLSPLVVAVRDVRREGDAVAYVAVERFTLGPWHWDNPIRVRMTFPEPGRRLVSDVRSPGWVRLVATVDLAAEGDATRVTESVSVRYPWILRSFVVGQARSVQRARAAELTRRMEAAPTPAG; encoded by the coding sequence GTGCCGACCGACCAGTTCAGCCACGCGTTCACCGTGGCCGCCCCCGCCGACAGGATCTACGCGCACCTGAGCGCCCCGGAGAGCTACGTGGGCCTGTCCCCGCTGGTGGTGGCCGTCCGCGACGTCCGGCGCGAGGGCGACGCGGTGGCGTACGTGGCGGTCGAGCGGTTCACGCTGGGTCCGTGGCACTGGGACAACCCGATCCGGGTGCGGATGACCTTCCCCGAGCCGGGGCGCCGGCTGGTCAGCGACGTCCGGAGCCCGGGCTGGGTCCGGCTCGTCGCCACTGTGGACCTCGCCGCCGAGGGTGACGCCACGCGCGTGACCGAGTCGGTGAGTGTCCGTTACCCCTGGATCCTGCGGTCCTTCGTGGTCGGTCAGGCGCGCTCCGTGCAGCGGGCGCGTGCCGCCGAGCTCACCCGCCGGATGGAGGCCGCGCCGACTCCGGCCGGCTGA
- a CDS encoding AraC family transcriptional regulator has product MDTAGAAGADPGPALEADVPARYALRTTDVEEAGAFCRRVFYAPLEVKPAGGIDGFAFSGDVVHSGPLTIGDISYGVELCVGIGDLRTAYHVLAPLTGTVQVMHRGAATTADPGRAAVFQPTGAIDLRWSPDCRLFSVKVERLAFERELEAVLELRDGPPQPLLATFGLAAGPGRSWMALIRLLHAELREPDGLSTVPWLVHKWRDLAISGLACAVEQPDGTGVPGQPTARRPRTVKRTLDAMHAEPGRQFTAAELAGIAGVGIRVLQESFRQHVGVPPLTYLRRLRLEGVHAELTRADKGKVSVSEVAHRWGFTHLGRFAGAYRARYGISPSETLRDRG; this is encoded by the coding sequence ATGGACACGGCAGGGGCGGCCGGTGCGGACCCTGGCCCGGCGCTGGAGGCTGATGTGCCGGCCCGGTATGCGTTGCGCACCACCGACGTCGAGGAGGCCGGCGCGTTCTGCCGCCGGGTGTTCTACGCGCCGCTCGAGGTGAAGCCCGCGGGCGGCATCGACGGCTTCGCGTTCTCCGGCGACGTGGTGCACAGCGGGCCGCTGACGATCGGGGACATCAGCTACGGCGTCGAGCTGTGCGTGGGGATCGGCGACCTGCGCACCGCGTACCACGTGCTGGCGCCGCTGACCGGCACGGTGCAGGTGATGCACCGCGGGGCGGCCACCACGGCGGACCCGGGCCGGGCCGCGGTGTTCCAGCCGACCGGCGCCATCGACCTGCGCTGGTCGCCGGACTGCCGGTTGTTCAGCGTCAAGGTGGAGCGGCTGGCGTTCGAGCGCGAGCTGGAGGCCGTGCTGGAGCTGCGGGACGGGCCGCCGCAGCCGCTGCTCGCGACGTTCGGGCTGGCCGCGGGCCCCGGGCGCAGCTGGATGGCGCTGATCCGGCTGCTGCACGCGGAGCTGCGCGAGCCCGACGGCCTGTCCACCGTGCCGTGGCTCGTCCACAAGTGGCGTGACCTGGCCATCAGCGGGCTGGCCTGCGCCGTGGAGCAGCCGGACGGCACCGGGGTGCCCGGGCAGCCGACCGCCCGCCGGCCCCGTACGGTCAAACGCACCCTGGACGCGATGCACGCCGAACCGGGCCGCCAGTTCACCGCCGCGGAGCTGGCCGGCATCGCCGGGGTCGGCATCCGCGTGCTGCAGGAGTCGTTCCGCCAGCACGTGGGGGTGCCGCCGCTGACGTACCTGCGCCGGCTGCGCCTGGAAGGCGTGCACGCCGAGCTGACCCGGGCCGACAAGGGCAAGGTCAGCGTCAGCGAGGTGGCGCACCGGTGGGGCTTCACCCACCTGGGCCGCTTCGCGGGCGCCTACCGGGCCCGGTACGGCATCAGCCCCTCGGAGACGCTGCGCGACCGCGGGTGA
- a CDS encoding phospholipase: MSVGVHHHHTLAPSGQGTVVLNIGAGIGALVIHTPGSLHGHEIEVSPVDDPSHRTHAAVRARYVRDGVLFSVVIDGLPGGRYVVWRDPVTPLAEVDVSGGAVTEYTWSPEVNL; this comes from the coding sequence GTGAGTGTCGGCGTGCATCACCACCACACCCTCGCCCCGTCCGGGCAGGGCACCGTGGTGCTCAACATCGGGGCCGGGATCGGCGCCCTCGTCATCCACACCCCGGGCAGCCTGCACGGGCACGAGATCGAGGTGAGCCCCGTCGACGACCCGTCGCACCGGACCCACGCCGCGGTCCGGGCCCGCTACGTCCGCGACGGCGTGCTGTTCAGCGTCGTCATCGACGGCCTGCCCGGCGGCCGGTACGTCGTCTGGCGCGACCCGGTCACCCCGCTCGCCGAGGTGGACGTCTCCGGCGGCGCTGTCACGGAGTACACCTGGTCGCCGGAGGTCAATCTGTAA
- the glgC gene encoding glucose-1-phosphate adenylyltransferase: protein MAVKVLAIVLAGGEGKRLMPLTADRAKPGVPFGGVYRMIDFVLSNLANGGFLKIVVLTQYKSHSLDRHITKTWRMSTLLGNYVTPVPAQQRLGPRWFAGSADAIYQSLNLINDENPDYVIVFGADHIYRMDPKQMVNDHIASGAAVTVAGIRQPKSMSDQFGVIDVAEDGKRIKAFREKPKDVDGLPDSPDEIYASMGNYVFTTRALCEAVSADAQNPDSKHDMGGNIIPMLVERGEANVYDFRDNEVPGSTDRDRGYWRDVGTLDSFYEAHMDLIATLPVFNLYNMDWPIYTNHGSWPPAKFVHDYDDRQGRALESMISPGVVVSGSLVENSVISPNVRVNSWAHVENSVLMEGVQVGRRAIIRNAIIDKNVVVPEGAQIGVDLERDRKLYTVSDGGIVVIGKGQKVEL from the coding sequence ATGGCTGTCAAGGTGCTCGCGATCGTTCTGGCAGGTGGCGAAGGCAAGCGCCTGATGCCCCTCACCGCGGACCGGGCCAAGCCCGGCGTCCCGTTCGGCGGCGTCTACCGCATGATCGACTTCGTGCTGTCGAATCTCGCCAACGGCGGCTTCCTGAAGATCGTCGTGCTGACCCAGTACAAGTCGCACTCGCTCGACCGGCACATCACCAAGACGTGGCGGATGTCGACGCTGCTGGGCAACTACGTGACCCCCGTACCGGCGCAGCAGCGGCTCGGCCCGCGCTGGTTCGCCGGGTCGGCGGACGCGATCTACCAGAGCCTCAACCTCATCAACGACGAGAACCCCGACTACGTCATCGTGTTCGGCGCGGACCACATCTACCGCATGGACCCGAAGCAGATGGTCAACGACCACATCGCCTCGGGCGCGGCGGTGACCGTCGCCGGCATCCGCCAGCCCAAGTCGATGTCCGACCAGTTCGGCGTCATCGACGTGGCCGAGGACGGCAAGCGGATCAAGGCGTTCCGGGAGAAGCCCAAGGACGTGGACGGGCTGCCCGACTCCCCCGACGAGATCTACGCGTCGATGGGCAACTACGTGTTCACCACCCGTGCGCTGTGCGAGGCGGTGTCGGCGGACGCGCAGAACCCCGACAGCAAGCACGACATGGGCGGCAACATCATCCCGATGCTGGTCGAGCGGGGCGAGGCGAACGTCTACGACTTCCGCGACAACGAGGTGCCGGGCAGCACCGACCGCGACCGCGGCTACTGGCGCGACGTGGGCACCCTCGACTCGTTCTACGAGGCCCACATGGACCTGATCGCCACGCTGCCGGTGTTCAACCTCTACAACATGGACTGGCCGATCTACACCAACCACGGCTCGTGGCCGCCGGCGAAGTTCGTGCACGACTACGACGACCGGCAGGGCCGCGCCCTCGAGTCGATGATCTCCCCCGGCGTGGTGGTGTCCGGCTCGCTGGTCGAGAACTCGGTGATCTCCCCCAACGTGCGGGTCAACTCCTGGGCGCACGTGGAGAATTCCGTGCTCATGGAGGGCGTCCAGGTGGGCCGGCGGGCGATCATCCGCAACGCCATCATCGACAAGAACGTGGTGGTGCCGGAGGGCGCGCAGATCGGCGTCGACCTGGAACGCGACCGCAAGCTGTACACGGTCAGCGACGGTGGCATCGTCGTGATCGGCAAGGGTCAGAAGGTGGAGCTCTAG
- a CDS encoding DUF4331 domain-containing protein: MSSHREAPEISKDPVADSSDLYAFVSPDNPDTVTLIANYVPLQLPASGPNFFEFGDDVLYEIHVDKNGDGRPDLTYQFRFRTELRNDKTFLYNTGPIESLDSENWNRRQFYSVTRVDASGKHTVLAEKLPCPPCNVGPLSIADYDKLAEDAVHKLKTGEKVFAGQRADPFFVDLGAIFDLGTLRPFQDKHLVGQKLFNYAGKAVNATDKTNVHSIAVQLPLHMVRKDGKKKVRGRDPGAVVGVWTSASRRQVQVRHGAKNNDDVYVGPQVQVSRLGNPLFNEVIVPMAQKDLWNSLPPSEDKRFAEFVEKPELGQLLPVLYPGLFDNLAELNKAGTARADLVAILLTGIPDGLIDEFQNNTGDTQADMLRLNTAVPPSKDENAFGLLGGDLAGFPNGRRPADDVVSISLRAIAGVTVPLVDERFRPDAAAAQVEQGLTAKDVSSKLLKKFPYLGVPFDGFNNPSGKD, encoded by the coding sequence ATGTCCTCGCACCGCGAAGCCCCGGAGATCAGCAAGGACCCGGTGGCAGACAGCTCCGACCTGTACGCCTTCGTCAGCCCGGACAACCCGGACACGGTCACGCTCATCGCGAACTACGTGCCCCTGCAGCTGCCGGCCAGCGGCCCCAACTTCTTCGAGTTCGGCGACGACGTGCTGTACGAGATCCACGTCGACAAGAACGGTGACGGCCGGCCGGATCTGACGTACCAGTTCCGTTTCCGGACCGAACTGCGCAACGACAAGACGTTCCTGTACAACACCGGCCCGATCGAATCGCTGGACAGCGAGAACTGGAACCGGCGGCAGTTCTATTCGGTGACCCGGGTCGACGCCAGCGGCAAGCACACCGTGCTCGCCGAGAAGCTGCCCTGCCCGCCGTGCAACGTCGGGCCGCTGTCGATCGCCGACTACGACAAGCTCGCCGAGGACGCGGTGCACAAGCTCAAGACCGGCGAGAAGGTCTTCGCCGGGCAGCGGGCCGACCCGTTCTTCGTCGACCTCGGCGCGATCTTCGACCTCGGCACGCTGCGCCCGTTCCAGGACAAGCACCTCGTCGGGCAGAAGCTGTTCAACTACGCCGGCAAGGCCGTCAACGCGACCGACAAGACGAACGTGCACTCCATCGCCGTCCAGCTGCCGCTGCACATGGTGCGCAAGGACGGCAAGAAGAAGGTACGCGGCCGCGACCCGGGCGCCGTCGTCGGCGTGTGGACGTCGGCCAGCCGCCGCCAGGTGCAGGTCCGGCACGGCGCCAAGAACAACGACGACGTGTACGTCGGCCCGCAGGTCCAGGTCTCGCGGCTCGGCAACCCGCTGTTCAACGAGGTCATCGTGCCGATGGCGCAGAAGGACCTGTGGAACAGCCTGCCGCCCAGCGAGGACAAGCGGTTCGCGGAGTTCGTCGAGAAGCCGGAGCTCGGCCAGCTGCTCCCGGTGCTGTACCCGGGCCTGTTCGACAACCTCGCGGAGCTCAACAAGGCGGGCACCGCCCGCGCGGACCTGGTGGCGATCCTGCTCACCGGCATCCCCGACGGGCTCATCGACGAGTTCCAGAACAACACCGGCGACACCCAGGCCGACATGCTGCGGCTGAACACGGCGGTGCCGCCGAGCAAGGACGAGAACGCGTTCGGCCTGCTCGGCGGCGACCTGGCCGGCTTCCCGAACGGGCGGCGTCCCGCCGACGACGTCGTGTCCATCTCGCTGCGGGCCATCGCCGGCGTCACGGTGCCGCTGGTCGACGAGAGGTTCAGGCCGGACGCCGCCGCGGCGCAGGTCGAGCAGGGCCTGACCGCCAAGGACGTCAGCTCGAAGCTGCTCAAGAAGTTCCCGTACCTCGGCGTGCCGTTCGACGGCTTCAACAACCCCTCGGGCAAGGACTGA
- the glgA gene encoding glycogen synthase: MTDSRTKPASDSLRVDLFTREYPPEVYGGAGVHVEYLARDLRDLADVRVHCFGGKRDEPGVTAYPDPAGLAGANAALRTMGVDLEMAAGAEGTHIVHSHTWYANFAGHTAKLLYGVPHVVTTHSLEPLRPWKAEQLGGGYALSSFCERTAIEAADAVIAVSGGMKRDVLTAYPGVDPDRIRVVYNGIDTEQYAPDRGTDVVQRLGIDLNRPSVVFVGRITRQKGLPYLMRACRDLPAETQIVLLAGAPDTPEIAAEVEGLARELRAARDEHGVIWVQEMLPRQEVVQVLTHATVFVCPSIYEPMGIVNLEAMACETAVVATATGGIPEVVADGETGLLVPIEQLSDGTGTPVDPDRFIADLTAAMRELIEDPARAEQMGLAGRRRAVEKFSWSTIAQDTLEVYRSLL; encoded by the coding sequence GTGACCGACTCGCGTACGAAACCCGCCAGCGACAGCCTCCGCGTCGACCTGTTCACCCGGGAGTACCCGCCGGAGGTGTACGGCGGCGCCGGCGTGCACGTCGAGTACCTCGCCCGGGACCTGCGCGACCTCGCCGACGTGCGGGTGCACTGCTTCGGCGGCAAGCGCGACGAGCCGGGCGTCACCGCGTACCCGGACCCGGCCGGGCTGGCCGGCGCCAACGCGGCGCTGCGCACGATGGGCGTCGACCTGGAGATGGCCGCGGGAGCCGAGGGTACGCACATAGTGCACAGCCACACCTGGTACGCAAACTTCGCCGGGCACACCGCCAAGCTGCTGTACGGCGTCCCGCACGTGGTCACCACGCACAGCCTGGAGCCGCTGCGCCCCTGGAAGGCCGAGCAGCTCGGCGGCGGGTACGCGCTCTCCTCGTTCTGCGAGCGCACCGCCATCGAGGCCGCCGACGCCGTCATCGCCGTCTCGGGCGGGATGAAGCGCGACGTGCTGACGGCGTACCCGGGTGTCGACCCGGACCGCATCCGCGTGGTCTACAACGGCATCGACACCGAGCAGTACGCGCCGGACCGCGGCACCGACGTCGTGCAGCGGCTCGGCATCGACCTGAACCGCCCCAGCGTCGTCTTCGTCGGGCGCATCACCCGGCAGAAGGGCCTGCCGTACCTGATGCGGGCCTGCCGCGACCTGCCGGCCGAGACGCAGATCGTGCTGCTGGCCGGCGCGCCGGACACCCCGGAGATCGCCGCCGAGGTGGAGGGGCTGGCCCGGGAGCTGCGCGCCGCCCGCGACGAGCACGGCGTGATCTGGGTGCAGGAGATGCTGCCCAGGCAGGAGGTCGTGCAGGTGCTCACCCACGCGACGGTGTTCGTCTGCCCGTCGATCTACGAGCCCATGGGCATCGTCAACCTCGAGGCCATGGCCTGCGAGACCGCCGTCGTGGCCACCGCCACCGGGGGCATCCCCGAGGTGGTCGCCGACGGCGAGACCGGCCTGCTGGTGCCGATCGAGCAGCTGTCCGACGGCACCGGCACCCCGGTCGACCCGGACCGCTTCATCGCGGACCTGACCGCCGCGATGCGCGAGCTCATCGAGGACCCGGCGCGCGCCGAGCAGATGGGCCTGGCCGGGCGCCGGCGCGCGGTGGAGAAGTTCTCCTGGTCGACGATCGCGCAGGACACCCTCGAGGTCTACCGCTCGCTGCTCTGA
- a CDS encoding cysteine hydrolase family protein: MSIDPHLAPHWATSALVTIDMQRDFLSESPYGLAGTTEIVPALRELVDAFRAARRPVVHIVRLYTGEDVDLVRRSLIGGGADMVRPGGKGRLLAPGLLIGDGPDLDDDLLLGGAPQPLGPHEYALFKPRWGAFHRTPLDGLLRGWGVDTVVFAGCNLPNCPRASIVQASERDYRVVLATDAISQASDQGFREVAGLGVVLLDVGAIIAGIAGR, from the coding sequence ATGTCCATCGATCCGCACCTCGCGCCGCACTGGGCCACCAGTGCTCTCGTGACCATCGACATGCAGCGCGACTTCCTGTCGGAGAGCCCGTACGGCCTCGCCGGCACCACAGAGATCGTCCCGGCCCTGCGCGAGCTGGTCGACGCGTTCCGGGCCGCCCGGCGTCCGGTGGTGCACATCGTGCGGCTCTACACCGGCGAGGACGTCGACCTGGTCCGGCGCTCGCTGATCGGCGGCGGCGCGGACATGGTGCGTCCCGGCGGCAAGGGGCGGCTGCTCGCGCCCGGCCTGCTGATCGGCGACGGCCCGGACCTCGACGACGACCTGCTGCTCGGCGGGGCGCCGCAACCGCTCGGCCCGCACGAGTACGCGCTCTTCAAGCCGCGCTGGGGTGCCTTCCACCGAACCCCGCTCGACGGCTTGCTGCGCGGGTGGGGCGTGGACACCGTCGTGTTCGCCGGCTGCAACCTGCCCAACTGCCCGCGGGCGAGCATCGTGCAGGCCAGCGAGCGTGACTACCGGGTGGTGCTCGCCACCGACGCCATCTCGCAGGCCTCCGATCAGGGCTTCCGCGAGGTCGCCGGGCTCGGGGTGGTCCTGCTCGACGTCGGGGCGATCATCGCAGGGATCGCAGGAAGGTGA